The genomic region CCTCACGCACCCCCGCGGTACTCGCCGGCATCGTGCGGTCGGCGCTGGAGGGCGGTGAACTCACTCCGCCCCGGCGGACGGTGCCCGGTCCGCCGCTGCTCCTGCCGGCGGCCACGGAGCTCTTCGGCGGCGTGCCGGAAGCCCCGTTCTCGGACGTCCTCGAACGCGGCATCGTCCTGTGGAGCAATCTGGTCGGACTCCTGGTGTTCCAGGTCTTCAGCCGTACCCACGACAGTGTCAGGGACGAGGCCGCGTTCTTCGACTACGCCATCGCCGTGGCGGCCGAGAGCATCGGCCTCGTCGTCCCCCTGGGCGAGAACACCGACTGAACGGTCCGTCGTACCGCCCCGCCTCGTCTCATCTCATCTCATCTATACGACGAACTCTTCGTCCCCGTAGCGGACTCGGGCGGTGTTCCAGTCGACGCCGAGGGCGGCGGTGAATTTCCGGGCGAGCCCGAGGTCTTCGAGCGGGGCGATGAGGATGAGCTCCCCGTCGAGGGCGACCGAACCGCCGCCGAGCCGCTCGCGGGCCTCGGGGTCGGCGGTCAGCGCGTCGTGCAGGCGGGTCGCGCTGACGCCGTCGGCCCGGATCTCGACCGCGTCGGTGTCCGTGGCGGTGCGCGGCAGGCACCGGAAGGTGAGGACCGACTCCTGGTGGTACTGCTTGGCGATGACGCCGGCGATGTGGTGCAGCCCGTCGCGGCCGGCCTTGTTGACGTCGAACTCGCGCGAGCGCTCGTACGTAATCTGCTTCAGGTCATCGGACCAGAAGACGCCGTCGAGCAGGGTCGAGGCGCCGGGCCTCGCGCCGTTGGCGTGGATGATCTTCCGTACCTCGTGGTCGAAGCGCGTCAGGCGGGTCTGGAGCCGAGGGTCGGCGGGGTCCGTGATGATCGCGGTGTTGTCGGTGGCGAAGATCTGCGCTGCGGGGCAGTCGGGGTGTGCCGGGCCGGCCTGGGCGGCGCCTTCCGCACCCACCGATCCCAGCGCGAGGACTCCGACCGCGACCAGGACGCGCAGCTGCTTCATCCCTCAACTCCCTTTCCATTTCTCAGGCATCGCATCGACGTGCCGCGCCGCAGGTGGCCGCGGCCGGATCATCCTAGGGCGGCTGGACGACGGTGATGTGCGGAAATGACACGAATGGCGGACAAGGAACCGGACTGTCCTAGAGTCGGCGCATGCGCATCGTCTCTCTGCTGCCCGCGGCCACCGACATCGTGGTCGACCTCGGTCTGGCCGGTGACCTGGTCGGCCGTACCCACGAGTGCGACTGGCCGGCCGAGGTGATCGGCTCGGTCCCGGTCGTCACGGGCGCGGAGTTCGCCGCCGACACGCTCACCAGCCGGGAGATCTCCGACGCGGTCGGGGGCGCCGCCCACTCCGGCTCCTCGCTCTACACCCTGGACGCCGAGGCGCTGGCGGACCTCGCCCCGGACGTCATCCTCACGCAGGACCTGTGCGACGTCTGCGCCGTGTCGTACCAGGGCGTGTCCGAGGCCGTACGCGTTCGCGGCGGCCCCGGGCCACGGGTGCTGAGCCTGGAACCGCGCACGCTGGACGACGTACTGGACTGCCTGGTCACCGTGGGCGAACTGCTCGGCGTGCGGGACCGGGCCGAGCGGCGGCGAGCCGAACTGCGGGAACGCCTGGCGCACGTGGCGCGCCTGACGAAGGACCTGCCCCGTCCCCGGGTGGCCGCCATCGAATGGCTCGATCCCCTGTGGCCGGCCGGGCACTGGGTGCCCGAGCAGATCGTCGCCGCGGGCGGGGAGACCCTGCTCGCCTCGCCCGGCGAGCACACCAGGCCGGTCACCTGGGAGGCGCTGCGCGCGGCCCGCCCCGATGTCGCGCTCGTCCTTCCGTGCGGGTTCTCCCCCGAACGCACCCTGCTCGAGATGGATCTCCTGACCTCGCTCCCCGGCTGGGCGGACCTGCCGGCCGCACGCGCGGGTCAGGTGTGGGTGCTGGACGGGCCCGCGTACTTCAACCGGCCGGGTCCTCGGGTGATCCGGGGCGCGGAGGTGCTGGCGCACGTCCTGCACGGGGTCAGGGCCGGGGAGCCGGTGACGGAGCGGGAGGCCAGGCGGTCGGGCACGCCGTAGTAGCGGTGGCCGTTGCTGCCGATGTACGCGGGAGCCAGCAGGCCGACCTCGCCGTAGTGACGCAAGGTCCGGGACGTCGCCCCGGACATCCGGGCCACGTCCGCGATCGACCAGGCCATGGCCGCACCTTTCATCGCCGGGCCGGTGTGTCCGGCCACACGGGAGACCGTAGGAGTTGACGCAACGGAAAGCGCAAGCCTCACCGGCCCCGGGACCGGTAAGCGCTGTCGCGGGCTTCGTCGACGATCCGGTACGGGACGAAGGCGCTGGAGTTCTCGTCCACGGCCAGGGGCCGGCCGAGCGGAGGCACCGCTCGCTGGGGGCAGTCGAGCCGTTCGCACAGGCGGCATCCCATGCCGATCGGGGTGGCGGCGGCGGTGTTGTCGAGGTCGAGTCCGTCGGAGTAGACGAGGCGGGCCGCGTGCCGGATCTCGCAGCCCAGCCCGATGGCGAAGGTCTTGCCGGGTTCGCCCCAGCCGCCGCGGTGGCGGGTGACGGCGCGGGCCGTCCACAGGTACCGCCCGCCGTCGGGCATGGCGGCGATCTGGACGTGGATGCGGCCGGGCGCGGCGAAGGCCTCGTACACGTTCCACAGCGGGCAGGTGCCGCCCGCGCGGGAGAAGTGGAAGCCGGTGGCCGACTGCCGCTTGGACATGTTGCCTGCCCGGTCCACCCGGACGAAGGAGAACGGGACGCCGCGCAGCCGGGGCCGCTGGAGCGTGCTCAGGCGGTGGCAGACGGTCTCGTAGCCGAGGCCGAAGTGATCCGTGAGGCGTTCGATGTCGTACCGGTACTCCTCGGCGGCCGCGTGGAAGGCGGTGTACGGGAGGATCAGCCCGGCGGCGAAGTAGTTGGCGATCCCGATCCGCGCCAGGGCGTGCTCGGTGGAGCCGACCGGGAAGTCCTCGGCGGCCAGCCGGTCCAGCTCGTCGCCGTACTCCAGCAAGGCCAGTTGGGTGGCCATGCGGAATGCCTGCTGGCCGGGACGCAGCCGGGCCGAGAGACGCAGGACGCGGGCAGCGGGGTCGTAGTGGTGGAGCAGGTCGGTGGTAGAGGTGACCCGCACCTGATGGCGCTCCGTGAGCCGCCGGGCGAGTGCCCGCAGGACGTCGCCCGGGCGGATGCCGATCTCGCGGGCGAGGCTCTCGGCGGCGAGGTCCGTGTCGTGCAGGTAGTTCTGGCGGCGGTAGAAGAACTCCCGGATCTCCTCGTGCGGGGAGCGGGGCGCGCCCGCGGCGGCGTCCCTGCTCTCCGCGGCGTCCGAGAGCCGCTCGGCGAGCACCTGGCCGCGTCGGCCGAGGTCCAGGAGGACCTGCGCCACGGCGGGCATCCGCGAGGCGAGTTCCGCGAGGTCCGAAGGGGACACACGGGCCTCGGCGACCTCACCCGCGAGGGCTTCGCGCAGGTCCGCCACCAGGCGGCTGGTGTCGCGTTCCGAGAAGAAGCCGGGGTCGACTCCGAAGGCCTCGGTCAGGCGGAGCAGCACCGGCACGGTCAGCGGCCTCGAGTCGTGCTCCATCTGGTTGAGGTAGCTGGGTGAGATGCCGAGGACCCGGGCCAGTTCCGCCTGGCTCATCCGCCGCTCCTCGCGCAGCCGCCTCAGCCGTGTTCCCGCGTACGTCTTGCTCACCGCGCCCCCTCACCCACTCGGCCACTCGGCCACTCGCCCCCCGCCCGTCCGAACAGTCGTCAGCGTACGCGAGGATCCGGCGCTCCGGCCTTTGCAAGATTCGCAAAACCCCTTCGGAAGATTCGCATAACTTGGCAGCCGTCCACGGTTGTTGGCACTGAGTGCCGCTGGGAGAGTCGTACCACGGCTCGCCGGAACAGGCGGTCGAAGCGAAGCACGGGGCCCGGCCCCAGCGGCCGCAACCCATATCTCGGCACGAGGTGCCATCTCTTGGCATCTTTCACACTCATGGAGACCGTGACCTCATGGCTCAGGCAGAGACGACAACGGCAGCAGCAGCGGACCTCGCGCGGCGGTGGGCGACCGAACCCCGCTGGGCGGGCATCGAGCGCACGTACACCCCCGAGGACGTGGTCCGGCTCTCCGGCAGCGTCCGCGAGGAGCACACCCTCGCCCGCCGCGGTGCCGAACGGCTCTGGCGGCAGCTGCACGAGCAGGACTACGTCCACGCCCTCGGCGCGCTCACCGGCGGTCAGGCCGTCCAGCAAGTCAGGGCCGGGCTCCAGGCCATCTACCTGTCCGGCTGGCAGGTCGCCGCCGATGCCAACCAGGCCGGGCACACCTACCCCGACCAGAGCCTCTACCCGGTCAACTCGGTTCCCCAGGTGGTGCGCAGGATCAACAACGCCCTGCTGCGCGCCGACCAGATCGCCACCGCCGAGGGCGGCACGGACCGCACCGACTGGCTGGCTCCGATCGTCGCGGACGCCGAGGCCGGCTTCGGCGGCCCGCTCAACGCCTTCGAGCTGACCAAGGCGATGATCGCGGCAGGTGCGGCAGGCATCCACTACGAGGACCAGCTCGCCTCCGAGAAGAAATGCGGCCACCTCGGCGGCAAGGTCCTGGTGCCGACCTCCCAGCACATCCGCACCCTCAACGCCGCCCGCCTCGCCGCCGACATCGCCGACACCCCGACGCTGATCATCGCCCGCACCGACGCCCTCGCCGCCACCCTGCTGACCAGCGATGTCGACGAGCGCGACGCCGAGTTCTGCACCGGGGAGCGCACCGCCGAGGGTTTCTACCACGTCCGCAACGGCATGGCCCCGGTCATCGCCCGCGGGCTCGCGTACGCCCCGTACGCCGACCTGATCTGGGTCGAGACCGGTACGCCGGACCTCGCCCAGGCCCGCGAGTTCGCCGAGGCGATCCACGCCCGGCACCCGGACCAGATGCTCGCCTACAACTGCTCGCCGTCCTTCAACTGGAAGGCGGCCCTGGACGACGACCAGATCGCCAAGTTCCAGCGGGAGCTGGGCGCCATGGGCTACCGGTTCCAGTTCATCACCCTGGCCGGCTTCCACTCCCTCAACCACGGCATGTTCGACCTCGCCCGCGGCTACGCCGAGCACGGCATGACCGCCTACGTCGACCTGCAGGAGCGTGAATTCGCCGCGCAGGCCCAGGGGTTCACCGCCGTCAAGCACCAGCGCGAGGTCGGCACGGGCTACTTCGACCTCGTCTCCACCGCGGTCAACCCCGCCTCCTCCACCACCGCGCTCGCGGGCTCCACCGAGGAGGAGCAGTTCCACTAAGAGGCCTCGGGGAAGTGGGGTGCGTTTCCGCGTCGTCCGGTGCGGTGCATCGCAAGGCGGAGCAGTGCCCTTGTACTGGACGTACTCGGGTACTGCGACAACGCGGCGAGGTGCCGTGCCGGGCAACGCGAGGACGTGCCCTGCTTCCCCAAGGCCGCTTAGGCCGTCTCTCGGGGCCCCGGCCTCCGGCAGGCAGGCGGGAGCCGGTCCGGCCCCGCCTCCCTGGAACGCCTTCGCTCGAACGCCCTCCCCCGAACGTCCTCCCTCAGGAGACCGCATGTCCACCCACGCACTGACCCGCCGTGTCCAGGTCCTCGGAGCACCGGGCGACCGTTACGAGGAGATCCTCACCCCCGAGGCGCTGGAGTTCATCGGCCGTCTCGACACCGCCTTCGGCGAGCGCCGGCCGGAGCTCCTCAAGGAGCGACGGCGCCGGTCGGCCAAGCTGGCCTCGGGCACTCCGCTCGACTTCTCCGTCGCCACCTCGCCCGTCCGTGCCGACCCGCATTGGCGGGTGGCCGCGCCCGCTCCCGGACTGACCGACCGCCGGGTCGAGATCACCGGCCCGCCCGACCGGCGGATGACGGTCAACGCCCTCAACTCCGGCGCGCGGGTGTGGATGGCCGACTTCGAGGACGCCACCGCCCCCACCTGGGACAACATCATCGGCGGCCAGCTGAACCTGCGTGACGCGATCGACCGGCGCATCGACTTCACCGCGCCCGGGGGCAAGGAGTACCGGCTCGGGAGGGACCTCGCCACGATCGTGGTCCGCCCCCGCGGCTGGCACCTCCTCGAAGAGCACCTGGAGATCGACGGCCGCCCGGTCTCCGCCTCGCTCGTCGACTTCGGCCTGTACTTCTTCCACTGCGCCCAGCGGCAGATCGACGCCGGGTACGGCCCGTACTTCTACCTTCCCAAGCTGGAGAACCGCTACGAGGCCCGCCTCTGGAACGACGTCTTCGTCCTCGCCCAGGAGCTCCTCGGCATCCCCCGCGGCACCGTGCGGGCCACCGTACTCATCGAGACGGTCACCGCCGCCTTCGAGATGGAGGAGATCCTCTACGAGCTGCGCGAGCACAGCGCCGGCCTGAACGCGGGCCGCTGGGACTACCTCTTCAGCCTGATCAAGACCTTCGCCCACCGCTCCGACTTCCTGCTCCCCGACCGGGCCAAGGTCACCATGACCGCCCCCTTCATGCGGGCGTACACCGAACTCCTCGTCCGCACCTGTCACAAGCGCGGCGCCCACGCCGTCGGAGGCATGGCCGCCCACGTCCCCAGCAGGGATACGGCGGCCAACGAGGCCGCATTGGCCCGGGTCCGGCTGGACAAGGAGCGGGAGGCCGAGGCCGGCTTCGACGGGTCCTGGGTCGCGCACCCGGGCCTCGTGCCCGTCTGCCGGGACGTCTTCGACGCGGTCCTCGGCGACCGGCCGCACCAGTTGGACCGCACCCGCGACGATGTCGCCGTCCAGGCTTCCGATCTGCTCTCGGTGCGCCGGATCAGCGGCCCGCCGACACCGGAAGGCGTACGCGCCGATGTCGCCGTGGCGCTGCGGTACTTCGACGCCTGGCTGCGCGGGCACGGCGCGGTCGCCCTGAACGGGCTGATGGAGGACGCGGCCACGGCCGAGATCGCCCGCGTGCAGCTCTGGCAGTGGGTGCGCCACGGCGCCATCACCCGCGAGGACGTCCTCGGCCTCCTCGACACCGAGTGCGCCGCTCTCGCCGGGGAACAGCCCGGCGCCCTGGTGGCCGAGGCGCGCCGGGTCCTGGAGGAGACCGCGCTCGGCCTCACCCTGCCGCCCTTCTTCACCACCGCCGCCTACACCCGCCACCTCGTCCGCCGTACGGAGGCCGCCCGCTCATGAACATCTCCAGCAGCCCTGTCCGCCGGGTCGGTGTCGTCGGAGGCGGCCAGATGGGAGCCGGGATCGCCGAGGTGTGCGCCCGCGCGGGACTCGACACCGTCGTCTGCGAGGCCGACGCCGCCGCCGCGCGGGCCGCCCGCGAACGCGTCGCGATGTCCCTGGAACGGGCCGTCCAGCGCGGGAAGCTCGACCGCCTCTCCGCCGACGACGCCCTCGCCCGCCTCGTCTTCACGGGCAGCCTCGACGAG from Streptomyces sp. NBC_00190 harbors:
- a CDS encoding cobalamin-binding protein → MRIVSLLPAATDIVVDLGLAGDLVGRTHECDWPAEVIGSVPVVTGAEFAADTLTSREISDAVGGAAHSGSSLYTLDAEALADLAPDVILTQDLCDVCAVSYQGVSEAVRVRGGPGPRVLSLEPRTLDDVLDCLVTVGELLGVRDRAERRRAELRERLAHVARLTKDLPRPRVAAIEWLDPLWPAGHWVPEQIVAAGGETLLASPGEHTRPVTWEALRAARPDVALVLPCGFSPERTLLEMDLLTSLPGWADLPAARAGQVWVLDGPAYFNRPGPRVIRGAEVLAHVLHGVRAGEPVTEREARRSGTP
- a CDS encoding short-chain fatty acyl-CoA regulator family protein — translated: MSKTYAGTRLRRLREERRMSQAELARVLGISPSYLNQMEHDSRPLTVPVLLRLTEAFGVDPGFFSERDTSRLVADLREALAGEVAEARVSPSDLAELASRMPAVAQVLLDLGRRGQVLAERLSDAAESRDAAAGAPRSPHEEIREFFYRRQNYLHDTDLAAESLAREIGIRPGDVLRALARRLTERHQVRVTSTTDLLHHYDPAARVLRLSARLRPGQQAFRMATQLALLEYGDELDRLAAEDFPVGSTEHALARIGIANYFAAGLILPYTAFHAAAEEYRYDIERLTDHFGLGYETVCHRLSTLQRPRLRGVPFSFVRVDRAGNMSKRQSATGFHFSRAGGTCPLWNVYEAFAAPGRIHVQIAAMPDGGRYLWTARAVTRHRGGWGEPGKTFAIGLGCEIRHAARLVYSDGLDLDNTAAATPIGMGCRLCERLDCPQRAVPPLGRPLAVDENSSAFVPYRIVDEARDSAYRSRGR
- the aceA gene encoding isocitrate lyase, whose protein sequence is MAQAETTTAAAADLARRWATEPRWAGIERTYTPEDVVRLSGSVREEHTLARRGAERLWRQLHEQDYVHALGALTGGQAVQQVRAGLQAIYLSGWQVAADANQAGHTYPDQSLYPVNSVPQVVRRINNALLRADQIATAEGGTDRTDWLAPIVADAEAGFGGPLNAFELTKAMIAAGAAGIHYEDQLASEKKCGHLGGKVLVPTSQHIRTLNAARLAADIADTPTLIIARTDALAATLLTSDVDERDAEFCTGERTAEGFYHVRNGMAPVIARGLAYAPYADLIWVETGTPDLAQAREFAEAIHARHPDQMLAYNCSPSFNWKAALDDDQIAKFQRELGAMGYRFQFITLAGFHSLNHGMFDLARGYAEHGMTAYVDLQEREFAAQAQGFTAVKHQREVGTGYFDLVSTAVNPASSTTALAGSTEEEQFH
- the aceB gene encoding malate synthase A; its protein translation is MSTHALTRRVQVLGAPGDRYEEILTPEALEFIGRLDTAFGERRPELLKERRRRSAKLASGTPLDFSVATSPVRADPHWRVAAPAPGLTDRRVEITGPPDRRMTVNALNSGARVWMADFEDATAPTWDNIIGGQLNLRDAIDRRIDFTAPGGKEYRLGRDLATIVVRPRGWHLLEEHLEIDGRPVSASLVDFGLYFFHCAQRQIDAGYGPYFYLPKLENRYEARLWNDVFVLAQELLGIPRGTVRATVLIETVTAAFEMEEILYELREHSAGLNAGRWDYLFSLIKTFAHRSDFLLPDRAKVTMTAPFMRAYTELLVRTCHKRGAHAVGGMAAHVPSRDTAANEAALARVRLDKEREAEAGFDGSWVAHPGLVPVCRDVFDAVLGDRPHQLDRTRDDVAVQASDLLSVRRISGPPTPEGVRADVAVALRYFDAWLRGHGAVALNGLMEDAATAEIARVQLWQWVRHGAITREDVLGLLDTECAALAGEQPGALVAEARRVLEETALGLTLPPFFTTAAYTRHLVRRTEAARS